One genomic window of Daphnia pulex isolate KAP4 chromosome 12, ASM2113471v1 includes the following:
- the LOC124209473 gene encoding homeobox protein cut-like isoform X3 produces the protein MESLDWFTTKSQGPLILAQFWQQRAVLAEKELSVLKEQFERAEDSSKRQRLSSDQANEAPPPPNMDTPLDVMGRPSLLELAAKEKEKQVQTLIEDVQKLQSTLNQLRESSARQLSNFEEELQVRGRHIQRLEAQLEAQKDYQEIRRELSILKSIEFPHLSSTVDDDDDDQDIAKKSDKVPTSALAGGNKPLEVLLLERNKALQSENTALKVANSELQGEEEKTLTLPLEETSPPSPPPSSSSSASPGPAVLSSKDDASVAQPVTNNNNNNTADCEADHSTANNDNDTMPSSTRLGLANSPMAAAAAAAAAAAASVGAHVGPPPPFSPFVGAVSASGLMGPRHLPPVFHPVLGGLGSLGHFFNEDMLLHWRRSLEASMLSHHQQQQQLQQQQERRMASPDRARASSPGSDNGAEENNSSSLYGQRTPTTTVAGEGTATTPTVTTTPRCPTTPTGQQQQQQGLNSSTPNSSGVATLPGWPSWEDSHLARLQQEFITRGGVYPGFGGPGSVNSLAGGGLGNGSLDGGDGPSAAALASLMALPEGLTSLLAKSNPLEARLQEMLRATMERYASQALDTLAISRGVRELLSMHNIGQRLFAKFVLGLSQGTVSELLSKPKPWDKLTEKGRDSYRKMHAWACDEAAILLLKSLIPRKGKETGGSSVATKTEESAVTEERIAHILHEASAALRAQQVDDSGSDESKPPSQTQTPSPGPKVEPICSSAAATSSATTTTTTPTSSSSHHHNNNNNNNSSTTTNMLLQQQQQQRRGRKPDHDDISQEQVLRIYHDELAKMMSGGSPAAFNPAAFSPAHLSGLSALAGGGAGSRTMASNLRDYNRSYTSALFERSPEEIRMALDVYQQELNRLMQPPTSSSASSAANATTTTTTTTTASTTTTGNFTSTPAGSAGSQHQSTATTTTGQQQQQQHLSNGFPQDLSLPKSSTAGAGSVRSDEESSEREAVKMRSAVPASSKSSFLLNANENGERSKSVSGETGNNNLSQSSKSIENSMALFMPHSLHNILRPSSSLSPDESNTATTAPTGSGGPGASAGGTGGVASPLQRIASITNSLMSQPANPTLPQVTQRPMKAILPPITQQQFDTYQNLNTEDIVKKVKEQLSQYSISQRLFGESVLGLSQGSVSDLLARPKPWHMLTQKGREPFIRMKIFLEDENAVHKLVASQYKIAPEKLMRTGGYSGSPQSAALKNSVAKMMTPTSMPATSPAMSSGNSTGGGMDLSPNSLAHSALALHGLRGPASALASLTHGAGLDLNSSMSGRSSPIPSGLTYGATLAHFMSAQSSLNQRSLASQMAHHHQQQQQQQQHHHHQQQQQQLHQSPVLVKSDKNSSSSVSKSLSNTPLGGHNNNATSNGLTPSPMDDSSTPTPGLTGSGIPTLAAYSLPAHSVYELAALTQDLDTQGMTTKIKEVLLANNIGQKIFGEAVLGLSQGSVSELLSKPKPWHMLSIKGREPFIRMQLWLSDPRNIEHIQRLKTERREAGKRRRDLGFPMGATDAAGPNSNASSNTNSFMGGDNSSNDGSMGGSPSPYGGNPNHHHHHQATSLTTTGAGASLSSSSPSPAKKQRILFSDQQKEALKLAFSLDPYPSTSAMEFLAQELNLSTRTITNWFHNHRMRLKQQQSNSLDCSTKEEISSSASPATMANGGRESSGQFDPIHFRLLFHQRLFEMQVASGEEGSGGHHHNPASGGGGGGGGHHLPGAGAGGMALPASLAGLPPQLAGNLNMMASLGMPYPFYATGMLSQFCMGLGNPSPDMAPGAEGLDLTLARQRVAALGQSDSDAEESDCESDTSSRTGPTPHRDLDRRRGDSRPPVKMPSPLMSMIAQAKTAASLGIASQEGPAAQAAARSSRRSRKPAAPQWVNPHWQQSSAVRERVESEDGRDSSEERDKKKAKHFSSLHHRSVDANLNNFVESDAPIAAGGRDSSAERPSVRAAVDIDDDDDKYDNDEEEDDDEEESPKRLTIHRPRAGSLSPSRRASPSPSPSSDEDKMDDESEAKDDDNNEQS, from the exons aaACAGGTTCAGACATTGATCGAGGACGTTCAAAAGTTGCAGTCGACGTTAAACCAGTTGCGCGAATCCTCTGCCCGCCAACTGTCAAACTTTGAAGAGGAATTGCAGGTGCGCGGCCGACACATTCAGCGACTGGAAGCTCAGCTCGAAGCGCAAAAAGACTACCAGGAAATCCGCCGTGAACTCAG TATCTTGAAATCGATCGAGTTTCCGCACCTGTCGTCGACcgttgacgacgacgacgacgaccaggaCATTGCCAAGAAATCGGACAAGGTCCCCACTTCCGCGTTAGCCGGTGGCAACAAACCGCTAGAGGTCTTGCTCCTGGAACGCAACAAAGCTCTCCAGTCGGAGAACACGGCACTCAAAGTCGCCAACAGTGAGCTGCAAG gcgaagaagaaaagactttGACACTTCCGCTGGAAGAAACTTCACCTCCATCACCTCCACCGTCGTCTTCCTCGTCGGCATCTCCCGGTCCGGCTGTTTTGTCTTCCAAAGACGACGCTAGCGTCGCCCAGCCggtcaccaacaacaacaacaacaacacggcaGATTGTGAAGCCGATCACTCTACGGCCAACAACGACAACGACACGATGCCCTCGTCGACGCGTTTGGGACTGGCCAACAGTCCGATGGCGGCTGCAGCGGCAGCtgcggcggccgccgccgcctcggTCGGCGCCCACGTCGGCCCACCTCCGCCGTTCTCGCCTTTCGTCGGCGCCGTTTCCGCATCGGGACTGATGGGTCCGCGACACCTGCCGCCCGTCTTCCACCCCGTCTTGGGCGGCCTGGGTTCGCTGGGCCACTTTTTCAACGAGGACATGCTCCTGCACTGGCGGCGATCGCTGGAAGCTTCCATGCTGAgccatcaccagcagcagcagcagttgcagcagcaacaggagCGACGGATGGCGTCACCCGACCGCGCCAGAGCGTCCAGCCCCGGCAGCGACAACGGTGCCGAAGAGAACAACAGCAGTAGCCTCTATGGCCAGCGGACACCAACGACAACGGTGGCCGGAGAAGGAACTGCCACTACACCCACCGTAACGACGACTCCCAGGTGCCCGACTACTCCTaccgggcagcagcagcagcagcagggacTCAACTCTTCGACGCCCAACTCTTCCGGCGTAGCCACTTTGCCCGGCTGGCCTAGCTGGGAAGACTCTCATTTGGCCCGGCTGCAGCAAGAGTTCATCACACGCGGGGGCGTCTACCCAGGTTTCGGCGGCCCAGGCAGCGTCAACAGCCTGGCCGGCGGTGGCCTAGGAAATGGTAGCCTAGACGGTGGCGATGGACCGTCGGCCGCTGCCTTAGCCTCTCTGATGGCCCTTCCGGAAGGTTTGACATCGCTGCTGGCCAAGAGCAACCCGCTCGAGGCCCGTCTCCAGGAGATGCTGCGCGCCACGATGGAGCGCTACGCCAGCCAAGCCCTGGACACGTTGGCCATTTCGCGCGGCGTTCGCGAGCTCCTCTCCATGCACAACATTGGCCAGCGGCTCTTCGCCAAGTTCGTCCTCGGCCTCTCGCAGGGCACCGTCTCCGAGCTCCTCTCCAAACCAAAGCCCTGGGACAAGTTGACGGAGAAAGGCCGCGATTCCTACCGCAAAATGCACGCCTGGGCCTGCGACGAAGCCGCCATTTTGCTCCTCAAGTCTCTCATTCCACGCAAAg gaaaagaaacgggagGATCGTCAGTGGCGACCAAGACGGAGGAGAGCGCCGTTACCGAGGAGCGGATCGCCCACATCCTGCACGAGGCCAGCGCCGCTCTACGGGCGCAACAAGTCGACGACTCGGGTAGCGACGAGAGCAAACCGCCCAGCCAAACACAG ACGCCATCGCCCGGACCGAAAGTGGAGCCGATCTGCTCTTCAGCCGCCGCCACGTCCAGTGCCACTACAACCACTACAACTCCCACCTCCTCATCTagccaccaccacaacaacaacaacaacaacaacagcagtacTACCAccaacatgctgttgcagcagcagcagcagcagcgtcgcGGACGCAAGCCCGACCACGACGACATCTCGCAGGAGCAAGTGCTGCGCATCTACCACGACGAGCTGGCCAAAATGATGTCGGGAGGCTCTCCCGCCGCTTTCAATCCGGCCGCTTTCAGTCCGGCCCACCTCTCCGGATTATCCGCCCTCGCCGGAGGCGGCGCCGGTTCCAGGACTATGGCCTCCAATCTCCGCGATTACAATAG ATCCTACACTAGCGCGCTCTTTGAGCGATCGCCGGAAGAGATCCGCATGGCCCTGGATGTCTACCAACAGGAGCTGAACCGGTTGATGCAGCCGCCGACTTCCTCTTCGGCGTCATCGGCTGCCAATgcgacaacgacgacaacgacaacaacgacGGCGTCAACGACGACAACGGGCAATTTCACTTCGACGCCCGCCGGCAGCGCCGGAAGTCAGCATCAATCGACAGCGACGACAACAAccggacaacaacaacaacagcagcatctCAGCAACGGTTTCCCGCAAGACCTGTCGCTGCCCAAGAGCAGTACGGCAGGAGCCGGGAGCGTCAGGAGCGACGAGGAGAGCTCGGAGCGTGAGGCCGTCAAGATGAGGTCGGCCGTGCCGGCCAGCAGCAAATCCTCGTTCCTCCTCAATGCCAACGAGAACGGAGAGCGGAGCAAGAGCGTCTCGGGCGAGAcgggcaacaacaacttgtCGCAGTCGTCGAAATCGATCGAGAACTCGATGGCTCTTTTCATGCCCCACTCGCTGCACAACATCCTTCGCCCGTCTTCCAGCCTGTCGCCCGACGAGTCCAATACGGCGACGACAGCTCCCACCGGAAGTGGCGGCCCGGGTGCCAGCGCCGGTGGGACGGGCGGCGTGGCCTCGCCCCTGCAGCGCATCGCTTCCATCACCAACTCGTTGATGTCCCAGCCGGCCAATCCGACCTTGCCGCAAGTGACGCAACGGCCGATGAAAGCCATTCTGCCTCCCATCACTCAGCAGCAGTTTGACACCTACCAGAACCTCAACACGGAGGACATCGTCAAAAAG GTGAAAGAGCAGCTGAGCCAGTATTCCATCAGCCAGCGACTGTTTGGCGAGTCGGTACTGGGCCTGTCTCAGGGCTCCGTTTCGGACCTGCTGGCCAGGCCTAAACCGTGGCACATGCTGACCCAGAAAGGACGGGAGCCTTTCATCCGCATGAAGATCTTCCTGGAAGACGAGAACGCCGTCCACAAGTTGGTCGCCTCGCAGTACAAGATCGCACCCGAAAAGCTGATGCGGACTGGCGGATATTCCGGATCTCCAC AATCCGCTGCTTTGAAGAACTCTGTGGCCAAGATGATGACACCCACGTCGATGCCGGCCACTTCACCGGCCATGTCAAGCGGCAATTCCACCGGTGGTGGCATGGATTTATCGCCCAACAGTCTGGCCCATTCAGCGCTGGCCCTTCACGGCCTCAGAGGTCCCGCCAGCGCCTTGGCATCGCTGACCCACGGAGCTGGATTGGATTTGAATTCATCCATGTCTGGGCGGTCGAGTCCCATCCCGAGTGGTTTGACTTACGGCGCCACTTTGGCCCACTTCATGTCGGCCCAGTCGAGCCTCAACCAGCGTAGCCTCGCCTCCCAAAtggcccaccaccaccaacagcagcagcagcagcaacaacaccaccaccaccaacaacaacagcaacaactgcaTCAGTCGCCCGTTCTGGTCAAGAGTGATAAGAATTCCAGCTCGTCTGTTAGCAAGTCGCTGTCCAACACGCCCCTGGGCGGCCATAACAACAACGCCACGAGCAACGGCTTGACGCCCAGTCCCATGGACGACAGCTCGACACCCACGCCCGGCCTAACTGGGTCGGGTATTCCCACTCTGGCCGCCTACTCTCTGCCGGCGCACAGCGTCTACGAGCTAGCGGCCCTGACGCAAGACCTGGACACCCAGGGAATGACGACCAAGATCAAGGAGGTCCTCCTGGCCAACAATATTGGGCAAAAGATCTTTGGCGAGGCCGTCCTGGGCTTGTCGCAAGGCTCCGTCTCGGAGCTGCTGTCCAAGCCCAAGCCGTGGCACATGTTGAGCATCAAGGGCCGGGAGCCTTTCATCCGCATGCAACTGTGGCTGAGCGATCCCCGCAACATTGAACACATCCAGCGGCTGAAGACGGAGCGACGGGAGGCCGGCAAGCGTCGACGTGATTTGGGCTTCCCCATGGGGGCGACGGACGCGGCCGGACCCAATTCCAACGCTTCCAGCAACACCAACTCGTTCATGGGCGGTGACAATTCGAGCAACGACGGCTCGATGGGCGGCAGTCCGTCTCCTTACGGCGGCAAtcccaaccaccaccaccaccaccaagcgACGTCGCTGACGACGACGGGCGCCGGCGCCTCGCTGTCCTCCTCGTCGCCGTCGCCGGCCAAGAAGCAGCGCATCCTCTTTTCTGACCAGCAGAAGGAGGCGCTCAAGCTGGCCTTCAGCCTGGATCCTTACCCCAGCACGTCGGCCATGGAGTTCCTGGCCCAGGAGCTGAACCTGTCGACGCGGACCATCACCAACTGGTTTCACAACCACCGCATGCGCctcaagcagcagcagtcaaacTCGCTGGATTGTTCCACCAAGGAGGAGATCTCGTCGTCGGCCTCGCCGGCCACAATGGCCAACGGCGGTCGCGAAAGCTCGGGACAGTTTGATCCCATCCACTTCCGGCTTCTCTTCCACCAGCGTCTCTTCGAGATGCAGGTCGCTTCCGGCGAGGAAGGATCAGGAGGTCACCACCACAACCCCGCaagtggcggcggtggtggtggtggcggtcaTCATCTCCCCGGCGCCGGCGCCGGTGGCATGGCTTTGCCCGCCTCTTTGGCCGGACTCCCGCCTCAATTGGCCGGCAATTTGAACATGATGGCCTCGCTGGGCATGCCCTACCCGTTCTACGCCACTGGCATGTTGTCGCAATTCTGCATGGGCCTGGGCAACCCTTCGCCGGACATGGCACCCGGCGCAGAGGGACTGGACTTGACGTTGGCCAGGCAACGCGTTGCCGCCCTCGGCCAAAGCGACTCGGACGCCGAAGAAAGCGACTGCGAATCGGACACGTCGAGTCGGACTGGACCGACGCCGCACAGGGACTTGGATCGCCGACGTGGTGACAGCCGGCCCCCTGTCAAAATGCCCAGTCCGCTCATGTCAATGATCGCCCAGGCCAAGACGGCGGCCAGTCTCGGCATTGCCTCTCAGGAGGGACCGGCCGCCCAGGCGGCCGCCCGGTCGTCTCGAAGGAGTCGCAAACCGGCCGCCCCTCAGTGGGTCAACCCGCACTGGCAACAGTCGTCGGCCGTCCGGGAGCGCGTTGAGTCGGAAGACGGGCGTGACAGCAGCGAGGAGCGCGACAAGAAGAAGGCCAAACATTTCTCGTCGCTCCACCACCGCAGCGTCGACGCCAATTTGAACAATTTCGTCGAATCGGACGCGCCAATTGCTGCGGGCGGTCGGGACTCGTCGGCCGAGCGGCCGTCAGTCCGGGCCGCCGTCgacatcgacgacgacgacgacaagtaCGACAACgacgaggaggaagacgatGACGAGGAAGAGTCGCCCAAGCGACTGACTATCCACCGGCCGCGGGCCGGCAGCCTCAGTCCGTCTCGTCGGGCCTCACCTTCGCCGTCGCCGTCCTCGGACGAGGACAAGATGGACGACGAATCGGAAGCCaaagacgacgacaacaacgaaCAATCTTAA